One segment of Hippopotamus amphibius kiboko isolate mHipAmp2 chromosome 2, mHipAmp2.hap2, whole genome shotgun sequence DNA contains the following:
- the NOL8 gene encoding nucleolar protein 8 isoform X4 encodes MKADRETKRLFVGGLSRNISEADLQNQFSRFGEVSDVEIITRKDDQGNPQKVFAYINIRVAEADLKKCMSILNKTKWKGGTLQIQLAKESFLHRLAQEREEAKAKKGKSTTGNTNSLEKMGVVDFHVKAVPGTEVPGHKNWVVSKFGRVLPVLHLKNQYKRKIIKYDPSKYCHNLKKIGEDFTDAIPVSSLTWELEGGSDPMSKKRRGEFSDFHSPAKKIIKVQKNEGSAASLALSPKPSSIMESPHLLQRTAQKTLHEPITPKSPRVPDSDSQKLKNVFFQTFGLETTENRNSMSDDDIDSEDELRLMIAREENLEKTTWSSVNESENDPFEVVRDDFKSDFHRFHTSTGLGIKNNVSCLTSKDNIMGNDCDSDSGDTDEIIAMKKHSGKIKNSIEFSQTEKYVHKKTYLKNGEKCDLSDDCIKVQKRKNKVEIALSHAVRPLNRKSLIESSSSEDADSVSESTESEGDTEYNTMMKNCLHVSLTLADLEQLAGSNQEVPKEDTESSGQETTTKCDRASKRHRTLGGLHKVQQCIHPEEIVASLLEGEEDTHGKQRAKENTLKPKFQAFKGVGCLYGKESVKKSLKESVASNNISKDRNSLKLEDPRNTSMGKLSLNANGPSSKLSPFQHAKKANDSNQIQPQEGQSTFESQGHKVVFPSSSEKRNGNPVSSPLPLKDKKSLSLGVKTPRRGFDEDWTGKLGESSEKRCDLCSCKAPEPSPEVSGSDPQGSKTDVPLSVNSSSDKHAKDKHAEDNQKRLAAVEARQKAKEAQKKLVHSALANLDGHPEDKPTHIVFGSSSESEAEETSTREQSHPGEKLVKESSGKLFDSSDDEESGSEDDSNRFRIKPQFEGRAGQKLMGLQSHFGTDDRFRMDSRFLESDNEEEQGEINEKKTAEEEELAAEKLKALNVVHSVLHISLSNSTSKGSVAAKKFKDIIRYDPTRHDHATYERKRDDKPKESKTKRKKKREEAEKLPEVSKEMYYNIATDLKQIFQTTKDTTEKEDNTSWNEDSDGEKAKVVQDPTALTTGDEQPGGFTFSFFDSDAKNVKKDKQYYSQHDVAIKVMCLDLCFTK; translated from the exons GtatgtctattttaaataaaacaaaatggaaaggtgGAACACTACAGATTCAGCTGGCAAAGGAAAGCTTTTTGCACAG GTTGGCccaagagagagaagaggcaaaagcaaagaaaggaaaatcaacaacAGGCAACACCAACTCGTTAGAAAAGATGGGAGTGGTGGATTTCCATGTGAAAGCTGTGCCAGGGACAGAAGTACCAGGGCACAAA aattggGTTGTGAGTAAATTTGGAAGAGTCTTACCTGTCCTTCACCTGAAGAATCAATATAAACGTAAA ATCATAAAGTATGATCCCTCAAAATACTGCCACAACTTAAAGAAGATAGGGGAGGATTTCACAGATGCTATCCCTGTATCCAGCCTCACTTGGGAATTGGAAGGAGGGAGTGATCCAATGAGTAAGAAACGGCGAGGAGAATTCTCTGACTTTCACAGCCCTGCCAAGAAGATAATAAAAGTGCAGAAAAATGAGGGTTCCGCCGCATCTCTGGCTTTGAGTCCAAAACCTAGTAGCATAATGGAGAGTCCACACTTACTACAACGGACTGCACAAAAAACACTTCATGAGCCCATTACTCCTAAATCACCCCGTGTACCTGATTCTGATAGTCagaaacttaaaaatgtattttttcagacTTTTGGATTAGAAACTACCGAAAACAGAAATAGCATGTCTGATGATGATATTGATTCTGAAGACGAATTAAGACTAATGATTGCAAGAGAGGAAAACTTAGAGAAAACTACATGGTCCTCAGTAAATGAATCTGAAAATGATCCCTTTGAAGTTGTCAGAGAtgattttaaatcagattttcacAGATTTCATACTTCAACAGGTTTAGGCATCAAAAATAATGTCTCTTGCCTCACTAGTAAAGATAATATTATGGGAAACGATTGTGACTCTGATTCAGGAGATACAGATGAAATCATTGCAATGAAAAAACATTCTGGTAAGATCAAAAACAGTATAGAATTTTCACAAACGGAAAAGTATGTGCacaagaaaacttatttgaaaaatggggaaaagtgtGATCTTTCTGATGATTGTAttaaagtacaaaaaagaaaaaacaaagtagagATAGCCCTCAGTCATGCAGTTAGGCCTCTTAATCGTAAATCTCTGATTGAGTCCAGTAGCAGTGAAGATGCTGATTCTGTATCAGAATCAACTGAGTCTGAAGGAGATACAGAGTATAACACCATGATGAAAAACTGTCTCCATGTGAGTCTCACTTTAGCTGATTTGGAACAGTTGGCTGGCAGTAACCAGGAGGTGCCAAAAGAAGATACTGAGAGCAGTGGCCAGGAAACCACCACCAAGTGTGACAGGGCCTCCAAGAGGCACAGGACTCTGGGTGGCCTCCACAAAGTCCAACAGTGTATTCATCCTGAGGAGATTGTGGCTTCCCTTTTAGAAGGAGAAGAGGACACACATGGAAAACAGAGAGCaaaggaaaatactttaaaaccAAAATTCCAGGCTTTCAAGGGAGTGGGCTGTCTCTATGGAAAGGAATCGGTGAAAAAATCCTTGAAAGAGAGTGTTGCCTCTAACAATATTAGTAAAGATCGTAATTCTTTGAAACTTGAGGATCCCAGGAACACGTCCATGGGAAAACTGTCCCTGAATGCTAATGGCCCATCAAGTAAACTGTCTCCTTTCCAACATGCAAAGAAGGCAAATGACTCAAACCAAATTCAGCCTCAAGAGGGACAGTCTACTTTTGAGAGCCAGGGCCACAAGGTAGTGTTCCCTAGCAGTTCCGAAAAGCGAAATGGAAATCCTGTTTCTAGTCCGTTGCCACTAAAAGATAAGAAATCTTTAAGTCTTGGTGTCAAGACTCCCAGGAGAGGTTTTGATGAAGACTGGACTGGAAAGTTAGGAGAGAGCTCCGAAAAGAGGTGTGATCTGTGCAGCTGCAAGGCCCCTGAGCCATCACCAGAGGTCTCTGGAAGCGACCCTCAGGGAAGCAAAACTGACGTCCCCCTTTCTGTTAATAGTTCATCAGACAAGCATGCTAAGGATAAGCATGCTGAAGATAACCAGAAGCGCCTGGCAGCCGTAGAGGCGAGGCAGAAAGCAAAGGAAGCACAGAAGAAGCTGGTTCACAGTGCTCTGGCAAATTTG GATGGTCATCCAGAGGACAAGCCAACACACATCGTCTTTGGTTCCAGCAGTGAAAGTGAAGCAGAGGAGACATCCACTCGTGAGCAAAGCCATCCAGGAGAGAAACTGGTAAAA GAGTCCTCTGGGAAGCTCTTTGACAGCAGCGATGATGAGGAATCTGGTTCCGAAGATGACAGCAACAGGTTCAGAATTAAACCTCAGTTTGAGGGCAGGGCTGGACAGAAG CTCATGGGTTTGCAGTCCCACTTTGGCACTGATGACAGATTTCGCATGGACTCCCGATTTCTAGAAAGCGATAATGAAGAGGAACAGGGAG aaataaatgaaaagaaaactgctgAGGAAGAAGAGCTTGCTGCAGAAAAGCTGAAAGCCCTGAATGTCGTGCATAGTGTTTTGCACATCAGCTTAAGCAATTCTACAAGCAAAGGATCAGTAGCTGCTAAGAAATTTAA GGACATCATACGTTACGATCCAACAAGGCATGACCATGCCActtatgaaagaaagagagatgatAAACCAAAAGAAAG TAAAACAAAacgaaagaagaaaagggaggaagctGAGAAGCTACCTGAGGTATCTAAAGAAATGTATTATAACATTGCTacagatttaaaacaaatattccaAACTACAAAAGATACCACTGAAAAGGAAGACAACACATCTTGGAATGAGGACTCTGATGGAGAGAAAGCCAAGGTGGTCCAGGACCCTACAGCTCTGACTACTGGAGATGAACAGCCTGGCGGGTTCACATTCTCTTTTTTTGATTCAGAtgctaaaaatgtaaagaaag ATAAACAGTATTACAGTCAGCATGACGTGGCCATAAAGGTAATGTGCCTAGATCTGTGTTTCACAAAGTAA
- the NOL8 gene encoding nucleolar protein 8 isoform X2 — protein sequence MKADRETKRLFVGGLSRNISEADLQNQFSRFGEVSDVEIITRKDDQGMSILNKTKWKGGTLQIQLAKESFLHRLAQEREEAKAKKGKSTTGNTNSLEKMGVVDFHVKAVPGTEVPGHKNWVVSKFGRVLPVLHLKNQYKRKIIKYDPSKYCHNLKKIGEDFTDAIPVSSLTWELEGGSDPMSKKRRGEFSDFHSPAKKIIKVQKNEGSAASLALSPKPSSIMESPHLLQRTAQKTLHEPITPKSPRVPDSDSQKLKNVFFQTFGLETTENRNSMSDDDIDSEDELRLMIAREENLEKTTWSSVNESENDPFEVVRDDFKSDFHRFHTSTGLGIKNNVSCLTSKDNIMGNDCDSDSGDTDEIIAMKKHSGKIKNSIEFSQTEKYVHKKTYLKNGEKCDLSDDCIKVQKRKNKVEIALSHAVRPLNRKSLIESSSSEDADSVSESTESEGDTEYNTMMKNCLHVSLTLADLEQLAGSNQEVPKEDTESSGQETTTKCDRASKRHRTLGGLHKVQQCIHPEEIVASLLEGEEDTHGKQRAKENTLKPKFQAFKGVGCLYGKESVKKSLKESVASNNISKDRNSLKLEDPRNTSMGKLSLNANGPSSKLSPFQHAKKANDSNQIQPQEGQSTFESQGHKVVFPSSSEKRNGNPVSSPLPLKDKKSLSLGVKTPRRGFDEDWTGKLGESSEKRCDLCSCKAPEPSPEVSGSDPQGSKTDVPLSVNSSSDKHAKDKHAEDNQKRLAAVEARQKAKEAQKKLVHSALANLDGHPEDKPTHIVFGSSSESEAEETSTREQSHPGEKLVKESSGKLFDSSDDEESGSEDDSNRFRIKPQFEGRAGQKLMGLQSHFGTDDRFRMDSRFLESDNEEEQGEINEKKTAEEEELAAEKLKALNVVHSVLHISLSNSTSKGSVAAKKFKDIIRYDPTRHDHATYERKRDDKPKESKTKRKKKREEAEKLPEVSKEMYYNIATDLKQIFQTTKDTTEKEDNTSWNEDSDGEKAKVVQDPTALTTGDEQPGGFTFSFFDSDAKNVKKDAVGEAMTSGKPVLYGRGGEKIETYRVEAVKPGKIAWQGDPRFQDSSSEEEDVTEETDDKNPSPGEVSLPEKETTRFFFFSKNDERLHGSDLFWRGVGSNISRNSWEARTNSLRMDCRKKHKDAKRRVKPK from the exons GtatgtctattttaaataaaacaaaatggaaaggtgGAACACTACAGATTCAGCTGGCAAAGGAAAGCTTTTTGCACAG GTTGGCccaagagagagaagaggcaaaagcaaagaaaggaaaatcaacaacAGGCAACACCAACTCGTTAGAAAAGATGGGAGTGGTGGATTTCCATGTGAAAGCTGTGCCAGGGACAGAAGTACCAGGGCACAAA aattggGTTGTGAGTAAATTTGGAAGAGTCTTACCTGTCCTTCACCTGAAGAATCAATATAAACGTAAA ATCATAAAGTATGATCCCTCAAAATACTGCCACAACTTAAAGAAGATAGGGGAGGATTTCACAGATGCTATCCCTGTATCCAGCCTCACTTGGGAATTGGAAGGAGGGAGTGATCCAATGAGTAAGAAACGGCGAGGAGAATTCTCTGACTTTCACAGCCCTGCCAAGAAGATAATAAAAGTGCAGAAAAATGAGGGTTCCGCCGCATCTCTGGCTTTGAGTCCAAAACCTAGTAGCATAATGGAGAGTCCACACTTACTACAACGGACTGCACAAAAAACACTTCATGAGCCCATTACTCCTAAATCACCCCGTGTACCTGATTCTGATAGTCagaaacttaaaaatgtattttttcagacTTTTGGATTAGAAACTACCGAAAACAGAAATAGCATGTCTGATGATGATATTGATTCTGAAGACGAATTAAGACTAATGATTGCAAGAGAGGAAAACTTAGAGAAAACTACATGGTCCTCAGTAAATGAATCTGAAAATGATCCCTTTGAAGTTGTCAGAGAtgattttaaatcagattttcacAGATTTCATACTTCAACAGGTTTAGGCATCAAAAATAATGTCTCTTGCCTCACTAGTAAAGATAATATTATGGGAAACGATTGTGACTCTGATTCAGGAGATACAGATGAAATCATTGCAATGAAAAAACATTCTGGTAAGATCAAAAACAGTATAGAATTTTCACAAACGGAAAAGTATGTGCacaagaaaacttatttgaaaaatggggaaaagtgtGATCTTTCTGATGATTGTAttaaagtacaaaaaagaaaaaacaaagtagagATAGCCCTCAGTCATGCAGTTAGGCCTCTTAATCGTAAATCTCTGATTGAGTCCAGTAGCAGTGAAGATGCTGATTCTGTATCAGAATCAACTGAGTCTGAAGGAGATACAGAGTATAACACCATGATGAAAAACTGTCTCCATGTGAGTCTCACTTTAGCTGATTTGGAACAGTTGGCTGGCAGTAACCAGGAGGTGCCAAAAGAAGATACTGAGAGCAGTGGCCAGGAAACCACCACCAAGTGTGACAGGGCCTCCAAGAGGCACAGGACTCTGGGTGGCCTCCACAAAGTCCAACAGTGTATTCATCCTGAGGAGATTGTGGCTTCCCTTTTAGAAGGAGAAGAGGACACACATGGAAAACAGAGAGCaaaggaaaatactttaaaaccAAAATTCCAGGCTTTCAAGGGAGTGGGCTGTCTCTATGGAAAGGAATCGGTGAAAAAATCCTTGAAAGAGAGTGTTGCCTCTAACAATATTAGTAAAGATCGTAATTCTTTGAAACTTGAGGATCCCAGGAACACGTCCATGGGAAAACTGTCCCTGAATGCTAATGGCCCATCAAGTAAACTGTCTCCTTTCCAACATGCAAAGAAGGCAAATGACTCAAACCAAATTCAGCCTCAAGAGGGACAGTCTACTTTTGAGAGCCAGGGCCACAAGGTAGTGTTCCCTAGCAGTTCCGAAAAGCGAAATGGAAATCCTGTTTCTAGTCCGTTGCCACTAAAAGATAAGAAATCTTTAAGTCTTGGTGTCAAGACTCCCAGGAGAGGTTTTGATGAAGACTGGACTGGAAAGTTAGGAGAGAGCTCCGAAAAGAGGTGTGATCTGTGCAGCTGCAAGGCCCCTGAGCCATCACCAGAGGTCTCTGGAAGCGACCCTCAGGGAAGCAAAACTGACGTCCCCCTTTCTGTTAATAGTTCATCAGACAAGCATGCTAAGGATAAGCATGCTGAAGATAACCAGAAGCGCCTGGCAGCCGTAGAGGCGAGGCAGAAAGCAAAGGAAGCACAGAAGAAGCTGGTTCACAGTGCTCTGGCAAATTTG GATGGTCATCCAGAGGACAAGCCAACACACATCGTCTTTGGTTCCAGCAGTGAAAGTGAAGCAGAGGAGACATCCACTCGTGAGCAAAGCCATCCAGGAGAGAAACTGGTAAAA GAGTCCTCTGGGAAGCTCTTTGACAGCAGCGATGATGAGGAATCTGGTTCCGAAGATGACAGCAACAGGTTCAGAATTAAACCTCAGTTTGAGGGCAGGGCTGGACAGAAG CTCATGGGTTTGCAGTCCCACTTTGGCACTGATGACAGATTTCGCATGGACTCCCGATTTCTAGAAAGCGATAATGAAGAGGAACAGGGAG aaataaatgaaaagaaaactgctgAGGAAGAAGAGCTTGCTGCAGAAAAGCTGAAAGCCCTGAATGTCGTGCATAGTGTTTTGCACATCAGCTTAAGCAATTCTACAAGCAAAGGATCAGTAGCTGCTAAGAAATTTAA GGACATCATACGTTACGATCCAACAAGGCATGACCATGCCActtatgaaagaaagagagatgatAAACCAAAAGAAAG TAAAACAAAacgaaagaagaaaagggaggaagctGAGAAGCTACCTGAGGTATCTAAAGAAATGTATTATAACATTGCTacagatttaaaacaaatattccaAACTACAAAAGATACCACTGAAAAGGAAGACAACACATCTTGGAATGAGGACTCTGATGGAGAGAAAGCCAAGGTGGTCCAGGACCCTACAGCTCTGACTACTGGAGATGAACAGCCTGGCGGGTTCACATTCTCTTTTTTTGATTCAGAtgctaaaaatgtaaagaaag ATGCAGTTGGAGAAGCCATGACTTCAGGAAAGCCAGTGCTATATGgtaggggaggggaaaaaatag AGACCTATAGAGTTGAGGCAGTGAAACCTGGGAAGATTGCCTGGCAGGGAGACCCTCGTTTCCAAGACAGCAGTTCAGAAGAGGAAGATGTTACTGAAGAAACAGATGACAAAAACCCCAGCCCTGG aGAAGTATCATTACCTGAGAAGGAGACcactagatttttctttttctctaagaatGATGAAAGACTTCACG gTTCTGACTTATTCTGGAGAGGAGTGGGAAGTAATATTAGCAGGAATTCTTGGGAGGCCAGAACAAACAGCTTGCGTATG GACTGTCGGAAGAAACATAAAGATGCCAAAAGGAGAGTGaaaccaaaataa
- the NOL8 gene encoding nucleolar protein 8 isoform X5, translating to MKADRETKRLFVGGLSRNISEADLQNQFSRFGEVSDVEIITRKDDQGNPQKVFAYINIRVAEADLKKCMSILNKTKWKGGTLQIQLAKESFLHRLAQEREEAKAKKGKSTTGNTNSLEKMGVVDFHVKAVPGTEVPGHKNWVVSKFGRVLPVLHLKNQYKRKIIKYDPSKYCHNLKKIGEDFTDAIPVSSLTWELEGGSDPMSKKRRGEFSDFHSPAKKIIKVQKNEGSAASLALSPKPSSIMESPHLLQRTAQKTLHEPITPKSPRVPDSDSQKLKNVFFQTFGLETTENRNSMSDDDIDSEDELRLMIAREENLEKTTWSSVNESENDPFEVVRDDFKSDFHRFHTSTGLGIKNNVSCLTSKDNIMGNDCDSDSGDTDEIIAMKKHSGKIKNSIEFSQTEKYVHKKTYLKNGEKCDLSDDCIKVQKRKNKVEIALSHAVRPLNRKSLIESSSSEDADSVSESTESEGDTEYNTMMKNCLHVSLTLADLEQLAGSNQEVPKEDTESSGQETTTKCDRASKRHRTLGGLHKVQQCIHPEEIVASLLEGEEDTHGKQRAKENTLKPKFQAFKGVGCLYGKESVKKSLKESVASNNISKDRNSLKLEDPRNTSMGKLSLNANGPSSKLSPFQHAKKANDSNQIQPQEGQSTFESQGHKVVFPSSSEKRNGNPVSSPLPLKDKKSLSLGVKTPRRGFDEDWTGKLGESSEKRCDLCSCKAPEPSPEVSGSDPQGSKTDVPLSVNSSSDKHAKDKHAEDNQKRLAAVEARQKAKEAQKKLVHSALANLDGHPEDKPTHIVFGSSSESEAEETSTREQSHPGEKLVKESSGKLFDSSDDEESGSEDDSNRFRIKPQFEGRAGQKLMGLQSHFGTDDRFRMDSRFLESDNEEEQGEINEKKTAEEEELAAEKLKALNVVHSVLHISLSNSTSKGSVAAKKFKDIIRYDPTRHDHATYERKRDDKPKESKTKRKKKREEAEKLPEVSKEMYYNIATDLKQIFQTTKDTTEKEDNTSWNEDSDGEKAKVVQDPTALTTGDEQPGGFTFSFFDSDAKNVKKDKQYYSQHDVAIKMQLEKP from the exons GtatgtctattttaaataaaacaaaatggaaaggtgGAACACTACAGATTCAGCTGGCAAAGGAAAGCTTTTTGCACAG GTTGGCccaagagagagaagaggcaaaagcaaagaaaggaaaatcaacaacAGGCAACACCAACTCGTTAGAAAAGATGGGAGTGGTGGATTTCCATGTGAAAGCTGTGCCAGGGACAGAAGTACCAGGGCACAAA aattggGTTGTGAGTAAATTTGGAAGAGTCTTACCTGTCCTTCACCTGAAGAATCAATATAAACGTAAA ATCATAAAGTATGATCCCTCAAAATACTGCCACAACTTAAAGAAGATAGGGGAGGATTTCACAGATGCTATCCCTGTATCCAGCCTCACTTGGGAATTGGAAGGAGGGAGTGATCCAATGAGTAAGAAACGGCGAGGAGAATTCTCTGACTTTCACAGCCCTGCCAAGAAGATAATAAAAGTGCAGAAAAATGAGGGTTCCGCCGCATCTCTGGCTTTGAGTCCAAAACCTAGTAGCATAATGGAGAGTCCACACTTACTACAACGGACTGCACAAAAAACACTTCATGAGCCCATTACTCCTAAATCACCCCGTGTACCTGATTCTGATAGTCagaaacttaaaaatgtattttttcagacTTTTGGATTAGAAACTACCGAAAACAGAAATAGCATGTCTGATGATGATATTGATTCTGAAGACGAATTAAGACTAATGATTGCAAGAGAGGAAAACTTAGAGAAAACTACATGGTCCTCAGTAAATGAATCTGAAAATGATCCCTTTGAAGTTGTCAGAGAtgattttaaatcagattttcacAGATTTCATACTTCAACAGGTTTAGGCATCAAAAATAATGTCTCTTGCCTCACTAGTAAAGATAATATTATGGGAAACGATTGTGACTCTGATTCAGGAGATACAGATGAAATCATTGCAATGAAAAAACATTCTGGTAAGATCAAAAACAGTATAGAATTTTCACAAACGGAAAAGTATGTGCacaagaaaacttatttgaaaaatggggaaaagtgtGATCTTTCTGATGATTGTAttaaagtacaaaaaagaaaaaacaaagtagagATAGCCCTCAGTCATGCAGTTAGGCCTCTTAATCGTAAATCTCTGATTGAGTCCAGTAGCAGTGAAGATGCTGATTCTGTATCAGAATCAACTGAGTCTGAAGGAGATACAGAGTATAACACCATGATGAAAAACTGTCTCCATGTGAGTCTCACTTTAGCTGATTTGGAACAGTTGGCTGGCAGTAACCAGGAGGTGCCAAAAGAAGATACTGAGAGCAGTGGCCAGGAAACCACCACCAAGTGTGACAGGGCCTCCAAGAGGCACAGGACTCTGGGTGGCCTCCACAAAGTCCAACAGTGTATTCATCCTGAGGAGATTGTGGCTTCCCTTTTAGAAGGAGAAGAGGACACACATGGAAAACAGAGAGCaaaggaaaatactttaaaaccAAAATTCCAGGCTTTCAAGGGAGTGGGCTGTCTCTATGGAAAGGAATCGGTGAAAAAATCCTTGAAAGAGAGTGTTGCCTCTAACAATATTAGTAAAGATCGTAATTCTTTGAAACTTGAGGATCCCAGGAACACGTCCATGGGAAAACTGTCCCTGAATGCTAATGGCCCATCAAGTAAACTGTCTCCTTTCCAACATGCAAAGAAGGCAAATGACTCAAACCAAATTCAGCCTCAAGAGGGACAGTCTACTTTTGAGAGCCAGGGCCACAAGGTAGTGTTCCCTAGCAGTTCCGAAAAGCGAAATGGAAATCCTGTTTCTAGTCCGTTGCCACTAAAAGATAAGAAATCTTTAAGTCTTGGTGTCAAGACTCCCAGGAGAGGTTTTGATGAAGACTGGACTGGAAAGTTAGGAGAGAGCTCCGAAAAGAGGTGTGATCTGTGCAGCTGCAAGGCCCCTGAGCCATCACCAGAGGTCTCTGGAAGCGACCCTCAGGGAAGCAAAACTGACGTCCCCCTTTCTGTTAATAGTTCATCAGACAAGCATGCTAAGGATAAGCATGCTGAAGATAACCAGAAGCGCCTGGCAGCCGTAGAGGCGAGGCAGAAAGCAAAGGAAGCACAGAAGAAGCTGGTTCACAGTGCTCTGGCAAATTTG GATGGTCATCCAGAGGACAAGCCAACACACATCGTCTTTGGTTCCAGCAGTGAAAGTGAAGCAGAGGAGACATCCACTCGTGAGCAAAGCCATCCAGGAGAGAAACTGGTAAAA GAGTCCTCTGGGAAGCTCTTTGACAGCAGCGATGATGAGGAATCTGGTTCCGAAGATGACAGCAACAGGTTCAGAATTAAACCTCAGTTTGAGGGCAGGGCTGGACAGAAG CTCATGGGTTTGCAGTCCCACTTTGGCACTGATGACAGATTTCGCATGGACTCCCGATTTCTAGAAAGCGATAATGAAGAGGAACAGGGAG aaataaatgaaaagaaaactgctgAGGAAGAAGAGCTTGCTGCAGAAAAGCTGAAAGCCCTGAATGTCGTGCATAGTGTTTTGCACATCAGCTTAAGCAATTCTACAAGCAAAGGATCAGTAGCTGCTAAGAAATTTAA GGACATCATACGTTACGATCCAACAAGGCATGACCATGCCActtatgaaagaaagagagatgatAAACCAAAAGAAAG TAAAACAAAacgaaagaagaaaagggaggaagctGAGAAGCTACCTGAGGTATCTAAAGAAATGTATTATAACATTGCTacagatttaaaacaaatattccaAACTACAAAAGATACCACTGAAAAGGAAGACAACACATCTTGGAATGAGGACTCTGATGGAGAGAAAGCCAAGGTGGTCCAGGACCCTACAGCTCTGACTACTGGAGATGAACAGCCTGGCGGGTTCACATTCTCTTTTTTTGATTCAGAtgctaaaaatgtaaagaaag ATAAACAGTATTACAGTCAGCATGACGTGGCCATAAAG ATGCAGTTGGAGAAGCCATGA